The following proteins are co-located in the Haloarcula marismortui ATCC 43049 genome:
- a CDS encoding YIP1 family protein, which produces MTQWVENPTGGRDRGPTALVRAWVEILRRPRRFFRTGVAPGDQAPGLVFAATVVLFEEVSRYAVVNLAERGLLSTGPFDYPAIGGFSPGVAVLALFAILVFVTPATVHLTAALQTLLLLPVASDRGGVSETVQVMCYAMAPCLLAGLPSAEVRVLVTAWGAGLYLIGTAVVHNVRLPVAAIVGAIPAAIIFGYGFRGFQALSVLAANYGF; this is translated from the coding sequence GTGACTCAGTGGGTCGAGAATCCGACCGGTGGCCGGGACCGGGGGCCAACCGCGCTGGTTCGCGCGTGGGTCGAGATACTACGGCGTCCGCGGCGCTTTTTCCGCACCGGCGTCGCGCCGGGCGACCAGGCTCCGGGGCTGGTGTTTGCGGCGACGGTTGTCCTCTTCGAGGAGGTGAGCCGCTATGCCGTCGTCAATCTGGCCGAGCGGGGGCTACTTTCGACAGGGCCGTTCGATTACCCCGCTATCGGCGGGTTCTCGCCCGGCGTTGCGGTACTGGCGCTGTTTGCTATCCTCGTGTTCGTCACGCCGGCAACGGTACATCTGACGGCGGCGTTGCAGACGCTGCTGTTGCTCCCCGTCGCGTCGGACCGCGGCGGCGTCAGTGAGACTGTGCAGGTGATGTGCTACGCGATGGCCCCCTGTCTGCTGGCGGGTCTGCCGAGCGCAGAGGTCCGGGTGCTCGTCACCGCCTGGGGCGCAGGGCTGTACCTGATCGGGACCGCTGTCGTCCACAACGTCAGGCTCCCGGTGGCTGCAATCGTCGGGGCCATCCCCGCCGCGATTATTTTCGGCTACGGCTTCCGTGGCTTCCAGGCCCTCTCGGTGCTGGCCGCTAACTACGGGTTTTAG
- a CDS encoding NADPH-dependent FMN reductase — translation MSEPRVVGVVGSLREQSYTRVGIERALAAAEETGATTELLDLQEFDLPVFDADHREAGDAVAFADSIHAADSVLLGTPVYHGSYSGVLKNALDYCGFDEFEHKTVGLLAVAGGGFPITALEHLRSVCRALNCWVIPHQAAVPNARNHIADGQIVDADIEERVVTLGEEAVQYANIEPDPACFESAENVGADD, via the coding sequence ATGTCCGAACCACGCGTCGTCGGCGTCGTCGGCAGTCTCAGGGAGCAGAGTTACACCAGAGTCGGCATCGAGCGCGCACTCGCTGCCGCCGAAGAGACGGGAGCGACGACGGAACTGCTCGACCTCCAGGAGTTCGATCTGCCGGTGTTCGACGCCGACCACCGCGAGGCCGGTGACGCCGTCGCGTTCGCTGACAGCATCCACGCGGCTGATTCAGTTTTGCTGGGGACGCCGGTGTATCACGGGTCCTATTCCGGCGTGTTGAAGAACGCACTCGACTACTGCGGGTTCGACGAGTTCGAACACAAGACCGTGGGGTTACTGGCGGTCGCTGGCGGGGGCTTTCCCATCACCGCACTCGAACACCTGCGCTCGGTCTGTCGGGCGCTGAACTGCTGGGTCATCCCACATCAGGCTGCAGTTCCGAACGCGCGCAACCATATCGCCGATGGCCAGATAGTTGACGCCGACATCGAGGAACGCGTGGTGACCCTCGGCGAGGAAGCGGTCCAGTACGCGAACATCGAGCCGGACCCGGCGTGTTTCGAGAGTGCGGAGAACGTCGGAGCGGATGATTAG
- the glmS gene encoding methylaspartate mutase subunit S has translation MRTVILGVIGSDAHVVGITILERAFEAAGFNVVNLGVQSSQSEFIDAADEHDAEAILVSSLYGHAEQDCQGFQQQINEAGLDVTTYIGGNLAVGQDSFEETRETFKALGFDRVFNSETDPEEAIEALKADLGHRSREEASSEKVQLGS, from the coding sequence ATGAGGACAGTCATCCTCGGTGTCATCGGCTCCGACGCGCACGTCGTTGGGATTACCATTCTGGAACGAGCGTTCGAAGCGGCAGGGTTCAACGTAGTCAACCTCGGTGTCCAGTCGTCCCAGTCGGAGTTCATCGACGCCGCGGATGAACACGACGCCGAAGCGATACTCGTTTCGTCGCTGTACGGCCACGCCGAGCAGGACTGCCAGGGATTCCAGCAACAAATTAACGAGGCAGGACTCGACGTGACGACGTACATCGGCGGCAACCTCGCCGTCGGGCAGGACTCCTTCGAGGAGACGCGGGAGACGTTCAAAGCGCTCGGCTTCGACCGGGTCTTCAATTCGGAGACCGACCCGGAGGAAGCCATCGAGGCACTGAAAGCCGACCTCGGCCACCGCTCCCGTGAGGAGGCCTCGTCCGAGAAGGTCCAGCTCGGCTCCTGA
- a CDS encoding GNAT family N-acetyltransferase, which yields MTAIRRAFDADADGIRRVARAAWHDAYDSLDSEVIDETISDWYADPLGSALHGWAGGVPANDLDDIEATLLVAEQDGEIIGFTQGITMHTMGTMLRLYVHPEHHGEGVGTALYDRLEDIFLEHGVEQFRALDLASNDRSREFFENLGFERTNVRTLTIGGDPYDEAVYSRELSPGEGDE from the coding sequence ATGACGGCTATCCGCCGAGCCTTCGACGCCGACGCCGACGGCATCCGCCGGGTCGCACGGGCAGCGTGGCACGACGCCTACGACTCGCTGGACTCCGAGGTCATCGACGAGACGATATCCGACTGGTACGCCGACCCACTGGGTAGCGCGCTCCACGGCTGGGCCGGCGGCGTCCCCGCCAACGACCTCGACGATATCGAGGCGACACTGCTGGTCGCCGAACAAGACGGCGAAATTATCGGCTTCACTCAGGGTATCACTATGCATACGATGGGAACGATGCTGCGGCTGTACGTCCATCCGGAGCACCACGGTGAGGGTGTCGGGACGGCACTGTACGACCGGCTCGAAGACATCTTTCTGGAGCACGGCGTCGAGCAGTTCCGGGCGCTCGACCTGGCCTCGAACGACCGGAGCCGGGAGTTCTTCGAGAATCTCGGCTTCGAGCGGACTAATGTTCGCACACTGACTATCGGTGGCGATCCCTACGACGAGGCTGTGTATTCCCGCGAACTATCGCCCGGAGAAGGCGATGAGTAA
- a CDS encoding sodium:calcium antiporter has translation MAGLPGSVALIIVATAVIWKGSAYFERAAERLSKYYGLPVAVHGAIVVAVGSSFPEISSVVISTVIHDEFSLGVGAIVGSAIFNLLVIPALAALSSEELRSTRDIVHKDAQFYIISVLILFIVFALGATYVPGGTNRAAILTPTLVAVPLMAYGIYVFLHQQDASEHVADETHSVRPGREWGMLGVGLVIITVGVEGMVQGALSLGVIFDTPTFLWGLTVIAAGTSLPDAFVSVRAAKDDDSVTSLTNVLGSNTFNLLVAIPVGVLLAGRATIDFLVAIPTMGFLGAATLVFIVFIRTDLELTDREAYTLLGLYVVFVCWMALESVGLIETVSGI, from the coding sequence ATGGCTGGCTTGCCGGGTTCGGTCGCTCTTATCATCGTCGCAACCGCTGTCATCTGGAAGGGGAGTGCCTACTTCGAGCGGGCCGCGGAACGGCTGAGCAAGTACTACGGATTACCAGTGGCGGTCCACGGCGCAATCGTCGTCGCCGTCGGGTCAAGCTTTCCTGAGATTAGTTCAGTCGTTATCAGCACCGTCATCCACGATGAATTCTCGCTAGGCGTCGGTGCTATCGTCGGGAGCGCGATATTCAATCTGCTCGTGATTCCGGCCCTCGCAGCGCTTTCGAGCGAGGAGCTTCGGTCCACGCGTGACATCGTCCACAAAGACGCCCAGTTCTACATCATCAGCGTCCTCATCCTCTTTATCGTGTTCGCGCTCGGGGCGACGTACGTCCCGGGCGGCACCAACCGGGCGGCTATCCTGACCCCGACGCTCGTCGCCGTTCCGCTCATGGCCTACGGTATCTACGTCTTCTTGCACCAGCAGGACGCCAGTGAGCACGTCGCAGACGAAACCCACAGCGTCCGTCCGGGACGGGAGTGGGGAATGCTGGGGGTCGGACTCGTCATCATCACGGTCGGCGTCGAGGGGATGGTTCAGGGTGCGCTCTCTCTCGGTGTCATCTTCGATACGCCGACGTTTCTCTGGGGGCTGACAGTTATCGCCGCCGGCACGAGCCTTCCCGATGCCTTCGTCAGCGTTCGCGCGGCGAAAGACGACGACAGCGTCACGAGCCTGACGAACGTCCTGGGAAGCAATACGTTCAATCTGCTAGTGGCGATTCCAGTCGGTGTTCTTCTCGCGGGCCGGGCGACCATCGATTTCCTCGTGGCGATCCCGACGATGGGCTTTCTCGGGGCTGCAACGCTGGTGTTCATCGTGTTTATCCGGACCGATCTCGAACTCACCGACCGCGAAGCGTACACCCTGCTTGGGCTGTACGTGGTGTTCGTCTGCTGGATGGCCCTCGAATCGGTCGGGCTTATTGAGACGGTCAGCGGTATTTGA
- a CDS encoding A/G-specific adenine glycosylase: MTDQSTATDRPEGVPADPSAVQNALVEWYEADHRSYPWRETTDPYEILVSEVMSQQTQLDRVVDAWEDFLDRWPTAAALAEADRSDVVGFWTSHSLGYNNRAKYLHEAAGQVVDDYDGEWPRDPDGLSDLMGVGPYTANAVASFAFNNGNAVVDTNVKRVLYRAFDVPDDDSAFETAAGTLMPAGQSRVWNNAIMELGGVACEKTPDCDGAQCPWREWCSAYETGDFTAPDVPTQPEFEGSRRQMRGRVISALKEYDDLRLDKLGPRVRVDYAPEGEYGREWLRGLLDDLADDGLVDVEVGDGETVARLQR; this comes from the coding sequence ATGACCGACCAGTCGACAGCGACGGACCGCCCGGAAGGCGTGCCCGCGGACCCGTCGGCTGTCCAGAACGCGCTCGTGGAGTGGTACGAGGCGGACCACCGCTCGTACCCGTGGCGAGAGACGACAGACCCGTACGAGATTCTCGTTTCCGAGGTGATGAGCCAACAGACCCAACTGGACAGGGTCGTCGACGCCTGGGAGGATTTTCTGGACCGCTGGCCGACCGCAGCGGCACTGGCCGAGGCCGACCGGTCGGACGTGGTGGGCTTCTGGACCAGTCACTCGCTGGGATACAACAACCGGGCGAAGTATCTCCACGAAGCAGCCGGTCAAGTGGTCGATGACTACGACGGCGAGTGGCCCCGCGACCCGGACGGCCTCAGCGACCTGATGGGGGTCGGTCCCTACACCGCCAACGCTGTCGCCTCCTTCGCGTTCAACAACGGGAACGCCGTCGTCGACACGAACGTCAAGCGCGTCCTGTACCGTGCCTTCGACGTGCCTGACGACGATTCGGCGTTTGAAACGGCTGCGGGCACGCTCATGCCAGCAGGGCAGTCGCGGGTCTGGAACAACGCTATCATGGAATTGGGTGGTGTCGCCTGCGAGAAAACGCCGGATTGTGACGGCGCACAGTGCCCCTGGCGCGAGTGGTGTTCGGCATACGAGACGGGCGATTTCACCGCACCGGATGTCCCGACCCAACCCGAGTTCGAGGGGAGCCGTCGACAGATGCGTGGCCGCGTCATCTCGGCGCTCAAGGAGTATGACGACCTGCGACTGGACAAACTCGGTCCGCGTGTGCGCGTCGACTACGCACCTGAGGGGGAGTACGGCCGGGAGTGGCTCCGCGGCCTGCTGGACGACCTTGCGGACGACGGCTTGGTCGATGTCGAGGTCGGCGATGGCGAGACGGTCGCGCGTCTCCAGCGCTGA
- a CDS encoding sensor histidine kinase → MTGGGDETAASSQPDGLLERLHAVVLNRSYTAKFAVALAVIVIVLAAVGFGSYLQIQERIVSDAATDLETSATHHADSIEQWRTTTETETIAIAAAGVYDTGTSTDIRQYLTTAESSQVRSLHYVSTVNGSQMVVASTETSTEGRSPWAVEPVWESPVLAAMNDTTGTETVVRSTTYADGDGYSIAFVTPVPDSDGALVLVARVPAAQFHDGRNGFKTQLLTGDGGPLIGGQGDSTPISQDGRRAATAGQTTTIETGDRVATYTPVNGTSWVVVTSAERESLYGTSRLVRWGFLAVIGTAAISLGVAGYLFGQHTVRPLRQLRHRTQAMEQGDLGVDISTARQDEVGRLYDAFGNMRDTLRRQIQQAQAARKEAERSSHELERQNERLDEFASTLSHDLRNPLTVARGHVELLATRLSDPGTDSADLQSHIEKLEAAHDRIESIIDDVLTLTRKGASVEETAPVPLEAVITDAWDNIDNKSASIEVAGSRTIDADRTRLLRALENLFRNAIDHVGPEVTVTVGLTDHGFYVADDGPGIPTDAVDNIFEYGHTTSEDGTGLGLSIVKTIAEAHGWRLYVDTTYPDGAMFVFADVFSEDEPDWYGTEFEWGRSEASD, encoded by the coding sequence ATGACAGGTGGTGGGGACGAGACAGCAGCGTCCAGTCAACCCGATGGGCTGCTAGAGCGGCTTCACGCAGTCGTCCTGAACAGGAGCTACACGGCGAAGTTCGCTGTCGCCCTGGCAGTAATCGTCATCGTACTCGCAGCCGTCGGTTTCGGCAGCTATCTGCAGATACAGGAACGGATCGTCAGCGACGCGGCGACGGACCTCGAAACGTCGGCCACGCATCACGCCGACAGTATCGAGCAGTGGCGGACGACCACCGAGACGGAGACGATTGCTATCGCAGCTGCAGGCGTGTACGACACTGGGACGTCCACAGACATCAGACAGTACCTCACCACGGCAGAGTCGTCACAGGTTCGTTCGCTCCACTACGTCTCCACCGTCAACGGCTCCCAGATGGTTGTCGCCAGCACTGAGACGAGCACAGAAGGCCGGTCACCGTGGGCGGTCGAACCCGTCTGGGAGTCCCCTGTACTGGCGGCGATGAACGACACCACTGGTACTGAGACAGTCGTGCGATCGACAACATACGCGGACGGTGACGGCTATTCGATAGCGTTCGTGACTCCCGTCCCCGATAGCGATGGGGCACTAGTTCTGGTTGCCCGGGTCCCAGCCGCACAGTTTCACGATGGGCGCAACGGGTTCAAAACGCAACTGCTCACCGGGGACGGGGGCCCGCTTATCGGCGGTCAGGGCGATTCCACGCCCATCAGTCAGGACGGCCGCCGAGCCGCGACAGCGGGCCAAACGACGACCATCGAAACTGGGGACCGCGTCGCAACGTACACACCCGTCAACGGCACGTCGTGGGTGGTTGTGACGAGCGCTGAGCGCGAGTCGCTGTACGGAACAAGCCGGCTCGTCCGCTGGGGATTCCTCGCTGTCATCGGGACGGCAGCCATCTCGCTGGGCGTCGCAGGGTACCTCTTCGGACAGCACACGGTTCGGCCTCTGAGACAGCTCCGTCACCGGACGCAGGCGATGGAACAGGGTGACCTCGGTGTTGACATCTCGACAGCCCGGCAGGACGAGGTCGGGCGGCTGTACGACGCCTTCGGAAATATGCGGGACACGCTCCGGAGACAGATACAGCAGGCGCAGGCAGCCCGGAAGGAAGCTGAGCGTTCGAGCCACGAACTCGAGCGCCAGAACGAGCGGCTGGACGAATTCGCATCGACGCTGAGTCACGACCTCCGAAACCCGCTCACGGTCGCCCGGGGGCACGTCGAACTGCTTGCGACGCGGCTGTCGGACCCGGGGACGGATTCGGCTGATCTCCAGTCCCACATCGAGAAACTCGAGGCCGCACACGACCGTATCGAGTCGATAATCGACGACGTGTTGACGCTGACGAGAAAGGGCGCAAGCGTCGAGGAGACGGCCCCGGTGCCGCTGGAGGCCGTCATCACCGATGCGTGGGACAACATCGACAACAAAAGCGCCAGCATCGAAGTCGCGGGCAGTCGAACCATCGACGCCGACCGGACGCGACTCTTGCGAGCCCTCGAAAACCTGTTTCGCAACGCCATCGACCACGTCGGCCCGGAAGTGACCGTCACGGTCGGGCTGACGGACCACGGGTTCTACGTTGCCGATGATGGGCCGGGGATTCCGACCGACGCGGTCGACAACATCTTCGAGTACGGCCACACGACGAGCGAGGACGGAACTGGGCTCGGCCTCTCTATCGTCAAGACCATCGCGGAAGCCCACGGTTGGCGGCTGTACGTCGATACGACCTACCCCGACGGCGCGATGTTCGTGTTCGCGGACGTGTTCAGCGAGGACGAACCGGACTGGTACGGAACCGAGTTCGAGTGGGGACGATCCGAAGCCAGCGACTGA
- a CDS encoding MgtC/SapB family protein: MGAMSTLLQLSPEPIQATVFRILLAGALGMFLGLEREWSQKSAGVRTFALISLLAAVFTLVENQALLVVGGVLVIVQGILLAVQGLLDDGEEEGLSLTTSVSMLVAYGIGALVAQGFILEGVSVAVFSSLLLVLKRELHSLAWGLSREELRSATEFAIIAFVIYPLLPSEPVEIPGGLVDVAVELRVIWLMVVFVAGIGIVNYGIVQTYGGRGIAVTGFFGGLASSTAVVGTMLDHVRQRPDATSYAVAAILLADAAMALRNLLITVFFTIQRGVLVEAIIPLGAVIVGSVVVAAYTADWSETVDMGLESPFSLRNALAFGGVFLLVVVAGGFAETQFGTAGLYITSALSGLVSSAGATTSAVLLYRGGAIDGPTAMVAILTATAASIMVKAALTASGPNRAFATRVAFWSSVVLGVATVLALGLLI, translated from the coding sequence ATGGGCGCTATGTCGACCCTCCTGCAACTATCCCCGGAGCCGATTCAGGCGACCGTGTTTCGAATCCTGCTTGCGGGGGCGCTCGGGATGTTTCTGGGCCTCGAGCGGGAGTGGTCACAGAAGTCAGCCGGTGTGCGGACGTTTGCACTGATTAGCCTGCTCGCTGCGGTGTTCACGCTGGTCGAGAACCAGGCGCTGCTCGTCGTCGGCGGCGTGCTGGTCATCGTGCAAGGGATCTTGCTCGCAGTGCAGGGACTCCTTGACGATGGGGAAGAAGAGGGGCTCTCACTCACTACCTCTGTATCGATGCTCGTTGCATACGGCATCGGGGCGCTGGTCGCACAGGGGTTCATCCTCGAAGGCGTTTCAGTCGCGGTTTTCTCGTCGCTCCTGCTGGTGCTCAAGCGGGAACTCCATTCCTTGGCGTGGGGGCTCTCCCGCGAGGAACTGCGGTCGGCGACGGAGTTCGCCATCATCGCCTTTGTGATCTACCCCTTGCTCCCGTCAGAACCGGTCGAGATACCCGGCGGACTGGTTGACGTGGCCGTGGAACTGCGCGTCATCTGGCTGATGGTAGTGTTCGTCGCCGGCATCGGCATCGTCAACTACGGCATCGTCCAGACGTACGGCGGCCGTGGTATCGCCGTCACCGGCTTTTTCGGCGGCCTTGCGTCGTCGACGGCGGTAGTCGGGACGATGCTCGACCACGTTCGACAGCGGCCGGACGCCACCTCGTACGCCGTGGCTGCGATTCTACTGGCCGACGCAGCGATGGCGCTCCGGAACCTCCTCATTACCGTGTTTTTCACTATCCAGCGGGGCGTTCTGGTCGAAGCGATCATTCCGCTGGGGGCCGTCATTGTCGGCAGTGTCGTTGTTGCCGCATACACCGCTGATTGGTCTGAGACGGTCGATATGGGGCTTGAAAGTCCGTTTTCGCTTCGGAATGCACTTGCCTTTGGCGGGGTATTCCTGCTGGTCGTGGTCGCTGGCGGGTTCGCGGAGACGCAGTTCGGGACGGCGGGCCTCTACATCACGTCGGCGCTCAGTGGCCTCGTTTCCAGTGCCGGGGCGACGACTTCCGCTGTGTTGCTGTACCGCGGCGGCGCTATCGACGGGCCGACGGCGATGGTCGCCATTCTGACCGCAACTGCCGCCAGCATCATGGTCAAAGCAGCGTTGACTGCCTCGGGGCCGAACCGCGCCTTCGCCACGCGTGTCGCGTTCTGGAGTTCAGTGGTCCTTGGCGTCGCCACGGTACTGGCGCTGGGGCTCTTGATTTAA
- a CDS encoding histidine kinase N-terminal 7TM domain-containing protein, translating to MGLAPGIPTWILLIAFGINLGIAGIAIRRRGVRGAVPLAAIMVCVAVYSLGNGILAASTSMSTYRAGLLVKYLGLLGLGPTQFWFGLTYSGRESVLTRRRWALLLAPPVVILGFVVTAQSHDLMWTLDGFVQGPPLANPERENGPIFWLNLLYQYSLIGTTYVIVALFGLRRSGRYRTQATLMLLGGIIPLIASVVFVFGSGPMGSADQTAFAFTFTGIVFAIALFRFDLLDLMPVARHTLVEEMADPVFVVDKDERLVDVNETGAALLDNEGTALGRSATEVMPSYDSLPDGDDSADADVVIESNSGPRYFDINCSTLTDQTGSVIGELLIYRDVTERRIAEERFQRLIERSSDMVTILDEVGEFTYVSQPVEKILGYEPTELVGENVIEYIHPDDRRDVAEDLAKYVDDYGYSGTYVVRFRDAAGGWRFIEARATNLLADPFVEGIVLNSRDVTEQLQRKRKLERQNERLDQFASIVAHDLRNPLNVASGRLSLLERDVDASHDASINAIQEQLERMESIIDDSPTLARSGETVTETDEVDLEMIAYDAWQSVETGGATLVVKTTLQLDGDRNRLRNLFENLFRNSVEHNESTDLTVEVGSLPDGVGFYVEDTGTGIPNQERDAVFEQGYTTNTEGTGFGLAIVKDIVQAHGWEISVTEAESGGARFVVECHESPMVNQPGTT from the coding sequence GTGGGATTAGCGCCAGGCATACCGACGTGGATTCTCCTCATCGCTTTCGGTATAAATCTGGGAATTGCTGGCATTGCGATCCGCCGGAGGGGAGTCCGCGGAGCGGTCCCGCTCGCCGCGATAATGGTCTGCGTAGCGGTTTATTCGCTCGGTAACGGCATACTGGCAGCAAGCACGTCTATGTCGACGTACCGGGCCGGTCTCCTTGTCAAATACCTCGGGTTGCTCGGACTCGGGCCAACGCAGTTCTGGTTCGGGCTGACATACAGCGGCCGGGAATCGGTTCTCACTCGCCGACGCTGGGCGCTACTGCTCGCTCCGCCGGTCGTCATTTTGGGGTTTGTCGTGACCGCACAGTCACACGACCTGATGTGGACCCTCGACGGGTTCGTGCAGGGACCGCCGCTCGCGAATCCAGAGCGCGAGAACGGCCCCATCTTCTGGCTCAATCTCCTGTACCAGTATAGTCTGATAGGGACGACGTACGTCATCGTCGCGCTCTTCGGACTCAGGCGGAGCGGTCGGTACCGAACACAGGCGACGTTGATGTTGCTTGGCGGCATTATTCCGCTGATTGCGAGCGTGGTGTTCGTCTTCGGCAGCGGTCCGATGGGATCCGCAGACCAGACGGCGTTCGCATTCACTTTTACCGGGATTGTCTTCGCGATCGCGCTCTTTCGCTTTGACCTCCTTGACCTGATGCCCGTCGCGAGGCACACGCTCGTCGAAGAAATGGCCGACCCCGTCTTCGTCGTCGATAAAGACGAGCGGCTTGTCGACGTAAACGAGACTGGCGCAGCCCTCCTCGACAATGAAGGGACGGCGCTGGGCCGGTCTGCGACGGAGGTCATGCCGTCCTACGACTCGCTACCAGACGGCGACGACAGTGCCGACGCCGATGTTGTCATCGAGTCCAACAGCGGGCCCCGGTACTTCGATATCAACTGTTCGACGCTCACCGACCAAACTGGCTCAGTGATCGGAGAACTGCTCATTTACCGTGACGTGACTGAGCGTCGTATCGCGGAAGAGCGGTTTCAGCGACTCATCGAGCGGTCTTCGGACATGGTAACTATACTGGACGAGGTCGGGGAGTTCACGTACGTCAGCCAGCCAGTCGAGAAGATACTCGGATACGAGCCGACCGAGCTGGTCGGCGAGAACGTCATTGAATACATCCATCCCGATGATAGACGGGATGTTGCTGAGGATTTGGCCAAGTACGTCGACGATTACGGCTACTCTGGCACGTACGTCGTGCGGTTCCGCGACGCAGCGGGTGGCTGGCGTTTCATCGAAGCGCGCGCGACAAATCTGCTTGCCGACCCGTTCGTCGAGGGCATCGTCCTCAACTCCCGGGACGTGACCGAGCAACTACAGCGAAAGCGGAAACTGGAACGGCAGAACGAACGGCTCGACCAGTTTGCGAGCATCGTTGCGCACGACCTCCGGAACCCGCTGAACGTCGCAAGCGGACGTCTCAGTCTGCTTGAGCGCGATGTCGATGCTAGCCACGACGCGTCGATCAACGCGATTCAAGAGCAACTCGAGCGTATGGAATCGATTATCGACGACTCGCCCACGCTGGCTCGCTCAGGTGAAACGGTCACTGAAACAGACGAGGTTGATCTCGAGATGATTGCCTACGATGCCTGGCAGAGCGTCGAGACTGGCGGGGCGACCCTCGTCGTCAAAACGACGCTCCAACTCGACGGTGACCGTAATCGGCTCCGGAATCTGTTCGAGAACCTGTTCCGGAACAGCGTCGAACATAACGAGTCGACCGACCTGACTGTCGAAGTCGGGTCCTTACCCGACGGCGTCGGCTTCTATGTTGAAGACACCGGCACGGGCATCCCCAACCAGGAGCGCGACGCCGTGTTCGAACAGGGATATACGACGAACACGGAGGGGACAGGGTTCGGCCTCGCTATCGTTAAAGACATCGTGCAGGCCCATGGCTGGGAAATCTCGGTCACTGAGGCCGAGAGCGGCGGAGCCAGGTTCGTGGTCGAGTGCCACGAGTCACCGATGGTGAACCAACCTGGCACCACATGA
- a CDS encoding PadR family transcriptional regulator: MHDLTGFQRDLLYVIAGREEPHGLAIKEELEAYYEKEIHHGRLYPNLDTLVDKGLVEKGQRDRRTNFYTLTRRGRREIDARREWEDQYVDL, translated from the coding sequence ATGCACGATTTGACAGGATTCCAGCGTGACCTTCTCTACGTGATCGCTGGCAGGGAGGAACCCCACGGCTTAGCTATCAAGGAGGAACTCGAAGCGTACTACGAGAAGGAGATCCATCACGGTCGCCTGTATCCGAACCTCGACACGCTTGTCGACAAGGGGCTGGTCGAAAAGGGCCAGCGCGACCGCCGGACTAACTTCTATACGCTCACGCGTCGCGGGCGTCGTGAGATAGACGCCCGCCGCGAGTGGGAAGACCAGTACGTCGACCTCTGA
- a CDS encoding DUF7117 family protein, whose product MKVRGERECQDCGTRWRYYETGSIACPDCGSIHSVGIDEHTEHTDAPATLDLTPVRSRIDADTTREVADAAAERCREYTRKRGFIDAGELRPLDPTFVAAVELQHVGAHLARELRSGDPAERYFYELLGGADDGDRPAVDEVPSALRVPYGLAMSAAVDSYQRDVRTYLDANSEPTARQLSGRIRDHRKRVEALDGDVDPADANRLVHAARDLGSYITGDESAFVRAENWLTGIEDDTV is encoded by the coding sequence ATGAAAGTCCGCGGGGAGCGCGAGTGTCAGGACTGTGGCACGCGGTGGCGGTACTACGAGACGGGAAGCATTGCCTGTCCGGACTGTGGCAGCATCCACAGTGTCGGCATCGACGAGCACACCGAACACACCGACGCACCGGCCACGCTCGACCTGACGCCGGTGCGGAGCCGAATCGATGCGGATACGACCCGAGAAGTCGCCGACGCGGCAGCGGAGCGCTGCCGGGAGTACACGCGCAAGCGAGGGTTCATCGACGCGGGCGAGCTCCGCCCGCTCGACCCGACGTTCGTCGCCGCGGTCGAACTCCAGCACGTCGGCGCACACCTCGCCCGGGAGTTACGCAGCGGCGACCCGGCAGAGCGGTACTTTTATGAACTGCTCGGCGGGGCTGATGACGGCGACCGTCCGGCCGTCGACGAGGTCCCGTCGGCCCTTCGCGTGCCGTACGGGCTGGCGATGTCGGCCGCTGTCGACAGCTATCAGCGCGACGTGCGGACGTATCTGGACGCCAATTCGGAACCGACCGCACGACAGCTCTCCGGTCGGATTCGCGACCATCGAAAGCGGGTCGAGGCGCTGGACGGCGATGTCGACCCCGCGGACGCGAACCGCCTCGTCCATGCAGCGCGGGACCTGGGGTCGTACATCACCGGCGACGAGAGCGCCTTCGTCAGAGCTGAAAACTGGCTCACCGGAATCGAGGACGACACGGTGTAA